The following coding sequences are from one Seonamhaeicola sp. ML3 window:
- a CDS encoding sulfatase, with the protein MRLLSIVFILTLFGCNSKQQDDAKVVKKPNVLFILVDDLGYHDLGVTGSTFYETPHVDNLANESVMFTNGYAASRVCSPSRASIMTGKFTARHGITDWIGAKAGEDWRKRNRHDKMLPANYVMQLPKQDITIAEAFKEHGYKTFFAGKWHLGDKGSYPEDHGFDINKGGFHRGGPAGGFFAPWSNPKLKNKQKGENLTMRLANETADFISKHKDSTFFAFLSFYAVHAPIQTTQGKWAKYRKKADSMGIAESGYEMERVLPFRRVQDNPVYGGLVESMDDAVGVVLKALKDNGVDDNTIVVFTSDNGGVASGDHYATSNLPLRGGKGYQWEGGIKEPFFIKVPWLKSIKSSEVPVVSTDFYPTLLDLADLPLKQEQHVDGVSLKPLLEGNQTNIDRPLFWHYPHYGNQGGEPSSIIQKDGFKLIHYWEDGREELFKLPSEEKDTQNVIEQHPEIAKNLSNELSAWLKEVNAEYPLTDPEFDQDKRQQHLQNMVNKKWPNLEKQRKEVLSQDFKPNEDWWGSQVYKD; encoded by the coding sequence ATGAGATTACTAAGTATAGTATTTATTTTAACCCTGTTTGGGTGTAATTCAAAACAACAAGACGATGCTAAAGTTGTTAAAAAACCTAACGTGCTATTCATTTTGGTAGATGATTTAGGATATCATGATTTGGGAGTTACAGGAAGTACTTTTTATGAAACACCTCATGTAGATAACCTAGCAAATGAAAGCGTGATGTTCACTAACGGTTACGCTGCCAGTCGTGTGTGTAGTCCATCTAGAGCTAGTATTATGACTGGAAAGTTCACCGCACGTCATGGTATAACAGATTGGATAGGGGCAAAGGCTGGAGAAGATTGGCGTAAAAGAAATAGGCATGATAAAATGTTGCCAGCAAATTATGTTATGCAGTTACCAAAACAAGATATCACCATTGCAGAAGCTTTTAAAGAGCATGGTTACAAAACTTTTTTTGCAGGGAAATGGCATTTAGGAGATAAAGGATCTTATCCTGAAGACCATGGTTTTGATATCAATAAAGGTGGATTTCATCGCGGCGGTCCTGCTGGAGGTTTCTTTGCACCTTGGAGCAACCCTAAGTTAAAGAACAAACAAAAAGGAGAAAACCTTACCATGCGCTTGGCAAATGAAACGGCCGATTTTATAAGCAAACACAAAGACTCTACATTTTTTGCGTTTCTGTCTTTTTATGCTGTACATGCTCCTATACAAACTACACAAGGTAAATGGGCGAAGTACAGAAAAAAAGCAGACAGCATGGGAATTGCTGAATCCGGTTATGAGATGGAGCGCGTATTACCATTTAGAAGGGTTCAGGATAATCCGGTTTACGGTGGACTAGTAGAATCCATGGATGATGCGGTTGGCGTAGTATTAAAAGCTCTAAAGGACAATGGGGTAGATGATAATACTATTGTCGTGTTTACTTCCGATAACGGAGGTGTAGCCTCCGGAGATCATTATGCTACCAGTAATTTACCTTTACGAGGTGGTAAAGGATACCAATGGGAAGGTGGTATAAAAGAACCTTTTTTCATTAAAGTACCTTGGTTGAAAAGTATAAAGTCTTCAGAAGTACCTGTGGTAAGTACCGATTTTTATCCTACGCTTTTAGATTTGGCAGATTTACCTTTGAAACAAGAGCAACATGTAGATGGTGTGAGCCTTAAACCTTTATTGGAAGGAAATCAAACCAATATAGATAGACCTTTATTTTGGCACTATCCGCATTATGGAAATCAAGGTGGTGAGCCATCATCTATAATACAAAAAGATGGCTTTAAACTTATTCATTATTGGGAAGATGGACGCGAAGAATTGTTTAAACTACCTTCTGAAGAAAAGGATACTCAGAATGTAATTGAACAACACCCTGAGATTGCCAAAAATTTAAGTAATGAACTAAGTGCTTGGTTAAAAGAAGTCAATGCCGAATATCCGCTAACTGATCCAGAATTTGATCAAGATAAACGCCAACAACATTTACAGAACATGGTGAACAAGAAGTGGCCAAATTTGGAGAAACAAAGAAAAGAAGTGCTATCTCAAGATTTTAAACCTAATGAGGATTGGTGGGGAAGTCAGGTTTACAAAGATTAA